A single Sulfurimonas aquatica DNA region contains:
- a CDS encoding cache domain-containing protein, with protein MLLRNILILITFILLSIVIVFFAQKSITSAYDNAISKFSSNLLNDLQIEERYAQDIGFVVLTTISENPKIINSLKKHDRSIAIKELNKIVAEYKAKTNIKNLKIHIHTADMKSFIRHWKLNKYGDDLSGFRKTVVKVHDTKESVFAFEIGRIGLTLRTLLPIEDDGVYLGSIEFIQQFNQVPAQFEKHGNQYLLLMDKSYLNIAKYLTTSPDMENYKVSSKYFNKDFLEESRKIDFNILRSNKFYFSNMYMFVYKDIIDVNNNIVGMHLLAIPSKKVNELIENDKNTIMLSSLFGFVIMLLILLLMYFMNKK; from the coding sequence ATGCTACTGAGAAATATCCTCATACTCATCACCTTTATACTCTTAAGTATCGTCATAGTTTTTTTTGCACAAAAGAGTATTACTAGTGCTTATGACAATGCTATATCAAAGTTTTCATCTAACTTATTAAATGATCTTCAAATTGAAGAGAGGTATGCACAAGATATAGGTTTTGTAGTTTTAACCACTATCTCTGAAAATCCTAAAATCATAAACTCATTAAAAAAGCATGATAGAAGCATCGCCATAAAAGAGTTGAATAAAATAGTAGCTGAATATAAAGCTAAAACTAACATAAAAAACTTAAAGATCCATATTCACACTGCTGATATGAAATCTTTTATTAGACACTGGAAACTTAATAAGTATGGAGATGATTTAAGTGGCTTTAGGAAAACAGTTGTAAAAGTACATGATACAAAAGAATCTGTTTTTGCATTTGAAATTGGACGTATTGGGCTTACTTTGAGAACATTACTCCCGATTGAAGATGATGGTGTATATCTTGGATCAATAGAGTTTATTCAACAATTTAATCAGGTGCCTGCACAGTTTGAAAAGCATGGAAATCAATACTTGTTATTGATGGATAAGTCATATCTTAATATTGCAAAGTATCTTACTACGTCACCAGATATGGAAAATTATAAAGTTTCATCAAAATATTTTAATAAGGACTTTTTAGAAGAGTCAAGGAAAATAGATTTTAATATACTTAGAAGTAACAAATTCTATTTTAGCAACATGTATATGTTTGTATATAAAGATATTATTGATGTTAATAATAATATTGTAGGAATGCATTTATTAGCTATACCGAGTAAAAAAGTTAATGAACTTATTGAGAATGACAAAAATACTATAATGTTGTCATCTCTATTTGGATTTGTAATTATGCTCTTGATTCTTTTATTGATGTACTTTATGAACAAAAAATAA
- the hemC gene encoding hydroxymethylbilane synthase has protein sequence MTKLTIATRTSQLALWQAYHIKDRIETSYPEVSVELNKIVSNGDKVLDKPLALIGGKGHFTKELEDEMLAGNADIAVHSLKDVPTYIPEGLELVAVTKRQDQSDVFLSHKYASLDELPQDAVVGTTSLRRRMQLLKKRPDLKVKDLRGNVNTRLRKLSEGQYDAIILAWIGLNRLDLLKDIPYTDKLSLDMMIPPMGQAALGIEIVTGNEKIREIANSLKDENTFICTQIERDFISKIGAGCSAPVACNAVIDGNNIVFRTMLGFPNGTNIMQEKVIRAIDESQDLGNELAKKMIDNGALELLINAEKTAFKEEMPQRL, from the coding sequence ATGACAAAATTAACAATAGCAACAAGAACATCACAACTAGCACTTTGGCAAGCTTATCATATAAAAGATAGAATAGAAACGAGTTATCCTGAGGTTAGTGTCGAGTTAAATAAGATAGTAAGTAATGGTGATAAAGTTTTAGATAAACCACTGGCATTAATTGGTGGTAAAGGTCACTTTACTAAAGAACTTGAAGATGAGATGTTAGCTGGAAACGCTGATATTGCAGTACATAGTTTAAAAGATGTTCCTACATATATACCTGAAGGGTTAGAACTTGTTGCAGTAACAAAAAGACAAGATCAAAGCGATGTCTTTTTATCTCATAAATATGCATCTTTAGATGAGTTGCCACAGGATGCAGTAGTTGGAACAACAAGTCTAAGACGTCGTATGCAACTTCTAAAAAAAAGACCTGATTTAAAGGTTAAAGATTTAAGAGGTAATGTAAATACGAGACTTCGAAAGTTGAGTGAAGGCCAATATGATGCAATTATTTTAGCTTGGATAGGTCTTAATCGCCTTGACCTTTTAAAAGATATTCCATACACAGATAAGCTCTCCCTAGATATGATGATCCCTCCTATGGGACAAGCAGCTCTTGGAATAGAAATAGTAACTGGTAATGAAAAGATTCGTGAGATTGCGAATAGTTTAAAAGATGAAAATACATTTATATGCACACAAATTGAACGCGACTTTATCTCTAAGATAGGAGCTGGATGTTCTGCTCCTGTTGCATGTAACGCAGTAATTGATGGTAATAATATAGTTTTTAGAACCATGTTAGGTTTTCCTAATGGTACAAATATTATGCAAGAAAAAGTCATTAGAGCTATAGATGAGAGTCAAGATTTAGGTAATGAACTTGCAAAAAAAATGATAGATAATGGAGCTTTAGAACTACTGATAAATGCAGAAAAAACTGCCTTTAAAGAAGAAATGCCACAAAGATTATAA
- a CDS encoding DsbA family protein: MSLMLKLLAITLLLSSFANATTTSKKVEDYLSDEFGDNPNLKSVKVAVDEVKALENLKGWNAYIVDVEAVIKKDPKNLIKQKMIWFSNGDIITKELTSMNSGENLADLVKPNFKPAYYSKENLIYGNVDAEHRVAIFSDPLCPFCRSFVPKAIEEMKKRPEKFAIYYYHFPLPRLHPAAVPIVRAAVAAEHKGFKDVVLKMYNIKIDSNEKDIKKVLAAFNKAVGSNIKPEDLLPKEIEEQVKFDLDVANSVMVAGTPTVYFDDKVDKTKKKYQTVK; the protein is encoded by the coding sequence ATGTCATTGATGTTGAAATTATTAGCGATAACCCTTCTATTAAGTAGTTTTGCAAACGCGACTACAACAAGTAAAAAAGTTGAAGATTACTTAAGTGATGAATTTGGAGATAATCCAAATCTAAAATCTGTTAAAGTTGCAGTTGATGAAGTAAAAGCACTTGAGAATTTAAAAGGATGGAATGCTTATATAGTTGATGTTGAAGCAGTTATAAAAAAAGATCCAAAGAACCTCATAAAGCAAAAAATGATCTGGTTTTCAAATGGTGATATCATCACAAAAGAACTTACAAGTATGAACTCAGGTGAAAATTTAGCTGACCTTGTAAAACCAAATTTTAAGCCAGCATACTATTCAAAAGAAAATCTTATCTATGGAAATGTAGATGCTGAGCATAGAGTTGCAATTTTTTCAGACCCTTTATGCCCATTTTGCAGAAGTTTTGTTCCAAAAGCGATAGAAGAGATGAAAAAAAGACCTGAAAAGTTTGCTATATACTACTATCACTTTCCTCTCCCGCGTTTACACCCAGCAGCAGTGCCTATAGTTAGAGCAGCAGTAGCAGCTGAACATAAAGGTTTTAAAGATGTAGTACTTAAGATGTACAACATCAAGATTGATTCCAACGAAAAAGACATTAAAAAAGTTTTAGCAGCTTTTAACAAAGCAGTTGGAAGTAATATTAAACCTGAAGATTTACTTCCTAAAGAGATAGAAGAACAGGTAAAGTTTGATTTAGATGTTGCTAATAGTGTAATGGTTGCTGGAACGCCAACAGTTTACTTTGATGACAAAGTAGATAAAACAAAGAAAAAATACCAAACTGTAAAATAA
- a CDS encoding FxsA family protein → MIYFLVYFFLEVVISVEISSYLGGVLTFAEILLSAFIGISILINFRKTLVENMTAVSYNCIDLEQFQRLNLFTLFGAILLIVPGFLTDILGLLMQLSTFTSLIVNRYNVKSGKCNSSYKEQYNIKKDSDVIDVEIISDNPSIK, encoded by the coding sequence TAGAAGTAGTCATATCTGTAGAAATTTCCTCCTATCTAGGTGGAGTACTGACATTTGCTGAGATACTTCTGAGTGCATTTATTGGTATCTCCATACTTATCAATTTTAGAAAAACATTAGTTGAAAATATGACGGCAGTCTCTTATAACTGTATTGATCTTGAGCAATTTCAAAGGTTAAACCTCTTTACTCTATTTGGAGCTATACTTTTAATCGTACCTGGTTTTTTAACGGATATTTTAGGTCTTTTAATGCAGTTGAGTACTTTTACAAGTCTAATTGTTAACCGATATAATGTAAAATCAGGAAAGTGTAACAGTTCTTATAAAGAACAATATAATATAAAAAAGGATTCAGATGTCATTGATGTTGAAATTATTAGCGATAACCCTTCTATTAAGTAG